A stretch of Crossiella cryophila DNA encodes these proteins:
- a CDS encoding SgcJ/EcaC family oxidoreductase, which translates to MLNAQNGRIRVLAASALVIGLVLGGGAAASATGADGAATLSTASVQDLPSKQEIAAQFTAWDAAIATGNSQTVANRYGHGAVLLPTLSNRVRTDRAGIVDYFNHFLENKPRGRILQSFITIQGPHSAVDTGTYRFTFANGSTTDARYTFVYEKRNGHWVIINHHSSKMPEG; encoded by the coding sequence GTGCTAAATGCGCAAAACGGACGTATCCGGGTTCTCGCGGCATCCGCACTGGTCATCGGGCTTGTCCTCGGCGGTGGCGCCGCGGCTAGTGCGACCGGGGCAGATGGTGCGGCGACCTTATCGACCGCGAGCGTCCAGGATCTGCCCAGCAAGCAGGAGATTGCCGCGCAGTTCACCGCCTGGGACGCCGCAATCGCTACCGGGAATAGCCAGACCGTCGCCAACCGCTACGGCCACGGCGCTGTTCTGCTGCCCACCCTGTCCAACCGGGTGCGCACCGACCGCGCCGGGATCGTGGACTACTTCAACCATTTCCTGGAGAACAAGCCACGCGGGCGCATCCTGCAGAGCTTCATCACCATCCAGGGCCCGCACTCGGCGGTGGACACCGGCACCTACCGGTTCACCTTCGCCAACGGCAGCACCACCGACGCCCGCTACACCTTCGTCTACGAGAAGCGGAACGGGCACTGGGTGATCATCAACCACCACTCCTCGAAGATGCCGGAAGGCTGA
- a CDS encoding FAD-binding and (Fe-S)-binding domain-containing protein: MGIREVDEFGRRLRAELPAATRLDPQTRAAYGSDASIYRVLPTAVLEPRDLDELGAGLAIAREHGVPVTSRGGGTSVAGNAIGTGLVIDFSRHLNRVLAIDPEARTATVQPGVVLDELRRQAAGHGLTFGPDPSTQSRCTLGGMIGNNACGPHSVAWGTTAEVVHRLDLLRADGRALTAGPGGSDDAELDRRLISLRDKHLRELRLELGRFRRQVSGYNLAELLPEKGFHLARALVGSEGTCAVLTGATVALTPLPAAKVLLVLGFADVYTAADQAPLLAAAGALTVEGMDELLIAALGDGPGSVAAKELPPGRAWLYCEVAGADQAQARARAAELAGLVEASALVVTDPARTAALWRIRKDGAGIATRMADGGEAWPGWEDSAVPPERLGGYLRELHALLGAHGYRGIAYGHFGEGCLHLRCDWDLLTPHGVSRYREFIEAAADLVVAHGGTSSGEHGDGRARSALLARTYSPALLAAFAGFKRIFDPDSLLNPGVLVDPRPLDADLRPGHDRIELPVVHALHADNGSFAAAVRRCVGVGSCRQASGAMCPSYQVTGDELHSTRGRARVLGEMLRGELLDPDATEVHAALDLCLSCKACRNECPVQVDMATYKAEFLHHHYRRRLRPRAHYTLGWLPLLARLARPAPGLANAVIARPAARRLAGLEPRRDPVSFARNSFRTWWRRRGGPLGTGTPVLLWPDTFTNFVQPEIGIAAVEVLEALGYRVDLPRGPVCCGLTWHSTGQLDIARRVLRRSVRALAGQGLVIGLEPSCTVLLREDAAELVPEAAGLGARVRTLAEVVAAHQGDWPFGHLDAKAIRQPHCHQQATFGDEAEREVLSRLGIEVDQVDAGCCGLAGNFGFEPGHWDVAQACAERQLYPRIRAAPASTMVLADGFSCRTQAGQGTEVTAEHTASVLRRALSLPASSRSGG; this comes from the coding sequence GTGGGTATTCGAGAGGTCGATGAGTTCGGGCGGCGGTTGCGGGCCGAGCTGCCCGCCGCGACCAGGCTGGACCCGCAGACCCGGGCCGCCTACGGCTCAGACGCCTCCATCTACCGGGTGCTGCCGACCGCGGTGCTCGAACCCCGCGACCTGGACGAACTGGGCGCCGGGCTGGCTATCGCGCGCGAGCACGGCGTGCCGGTGACCAGTCGCGGCGGCGGGACCTCGGTGGCGGGCAACGCGATCGGCACCGGGCTGGTGATCGACTTCTCCCGGCACCTCAACCGGGTGCTGGCCATCGACCCGGAGGCCCGCACCGCGACCGTGCAGCCGGGGGTGGTGCTGGACGAGCTGCGCCGCCAGGCCGCCGGGCACGGGCTGACCTTCGGGCCGGACCCGTCCACCCAGTCCCGCTGCACGCTCGGCGGCATGATCGGCAACAACGCCTGCGGCCCGCATTCGGTGGCCTGGGGCACCACCGCCGAGGTGGTGCACCGGCTGGACCTGCTGCGCGCCGACGGCCGGGCACTGACCGCCGGGCCGGGCGGCAGCGATGACGCGGAGCTGGACCGGCGGCTGATCTCGTTGCGGGACAAGCATCTGCGTGAGCTTCGGTTGGAGCTGGGCCGGTTCCGCAGGCAGGTCTCCGGGTACAACCTGGCGGAGTTGTTGCCGGAGAAGGGTTTCCACCTCGCGCGGGCGCTGGTCGGGTCGGAGGGCACCTGCGCGGTGCTGACCGGCGCGACCGTGGCGCTCACCCCGCTGCCCGCGGCCAAGGTGTTGCTGGTGCTGGGTTTCGCCGATGTCTACACCGCGGCGGACCAGGCCCCGCTGCTGGCCGCGGCCGGTGCGCTGACCGTGGAGGGGATGGACGAGCTGCTCATCGCCGCACTCGGCGACGGGCCGGGAAGTGTTGCGGCGAAAGAACTCCCGCCCGGCCGGGCCTGGCTGTACTGCGAGGTCGCCGGGGCGGATCAGGCACAGGCGCGAGCGCGGGCCGCTGAGCTGGCCGGGCTGGTCGAGGCCAGTGCGCTGGTGGTCACCGACCCGGCGCGGACCGCGGCGCTGTGGCGGATCCGCAAGGACGGCGCGGGGATCGCGACCCGGATGGCCGACGGCGGCGAGGCATGGCCGGGCTGGGAGGACTCCGCGGTGCCACCGGAACGCCTCGGCGGCTACCTGCGCGAACTGCACGCGCTGCTCGGCGCGCACGGCTACCGCGGCATCGCCTACGGCCACTTCGGCGAGGGCTGCCTGCACCTGCGCTGCGACTGGGATCTGCTGACGCCGCACGGGGTTTCCCGCTACCGCGAGTTCATCGAGGCCGCCGCCGACCTGGTGGTCGCGCACGGCGGCACCAGCTCCGGCGAACACGGCGACGGCCGGGCCCGCTCCGCGCTGCTGGCCCGCACCTACTCACCCGCGCTGCTGGCCGCCTTCGCCGGGTTCAAGCGGATCTTCGACCCGGACAGCCTGCTCAACCCGGGCGTCCTGGTCGACCCGCGCCCGCTGGACGCGGATCTGCGGCCCGGCCACGACCGGATCGAACTGCCGGTGGTGCACGCCCTGCACGCCGACAACGGCTCCTTCGCCGCCGCGGTGCGCCGTTGCGTCGGGGTGGGCAGCTGCCGCCAGGCCAGCGGCGCGATGTGCCCGTCGTACCAGGTCACCGGGGATGAACTGCACTCCACCAGGGGCCGGGCCAGGGTGCTCGGGGAAATGCTGCGCGGGGAACTGCTCGACCCGGACGCCACCGAGGTGCACGCGGCGCTGGACCTGTGCCTGTCCTGCAAGGCTTGCCGGAACGAGTGTCCGGTGCAGGTGGACATGGCCACCTACAAGGCCGAGTTCCTGCACCACCACTACCGGCGACGGCTGCGGCCGCGGGCGCACTACACGCTGGGCTGGCTGCCGCTGCTGGCCCGCCTGGCCCGGCCGGCGCCCGGTCTGGCCAACGCGGTCATCGCCCGCCCGGCCGCCCGCCGACTGGCCGGACTCGAACCCCGGCGTGACCCGGTTTCCTTCGCCCGCAACAGTTTCCGCACCTGGTGGCGGCGGCGTGGTGGCCCCCTCGGCACCGGCACCCCGGTGCTGCTGTGGCCGGACACCTTCACCAACTTCGTGCAGCCGGAGATCGGCATCGCCGCGGTCGAGGTGCTGGAGGCGCTGGGCTACCGGGTGGACCTGCCCCGCGGGCCGGTCTGCTGCGGGCTGACCTGGCATTCCACCGGTCAGCTGGACATCGCCCGCCGGGTGCTGCGCCGCTCGGTCCGCGCGCTGGCCGGCCAGGGGCTGGTCATCGGGCTGGAACCGTCCTGCACCGTGCTGCTGCGCGAGGACGCCGCCGAACTGGTGCCAGAGGCGGCCGGACTGGGCGCGCGGGTGCGCACACTGGCCGAGGTGGTCGCCGCGCACCAGGGCGACTGGCCGTTCGGGCACTTGGACGCCAAGGCGATCCGGCAGCCGCACTGCCACCAGCAGGCCACCTTCGGCGATGAGGCCGAGCGGGAGGTGTTGTCCCGCTTGGGGATCGAGGTCGACCAGGTGGACGCGGGCTGCTGCGGGCTGGCCGGGAACTTCGGTTTCGAGCCTGGGCACTGGGACGTCGCGCAGGCCTGCGCGGAACGCCAGCTCTACCCCAGGATCAGGGCCGCGCCGGCCAGCACGATGGTGCTGGCCGACGGGTTCTCCTGTCGAACCCAGGCCGGTCAGGGCACTGAGGTCACCGCGGAGCACACTGCGAGCGTGCTGCGTCGGGCACTCAGCCTTCCGGCATCTTCGAGGAGTGGTGGTTGA
- a CDS encoding zinc-dependent alcohol dehydrogenase family protein translates to MRAVVYESFGGPVTVEQLPDPVPGPADAVIAVESTGLCRSDWHGWMGHDADISTFPHVPGHELAGVVREVGADVRRWRPGDRVTVPFISACGSCLSCQAGDQQVCSAQTQPGFTHWGSYAEAVRIQQADVNLVALPEAMAYDTAAALGCRFATSFRAVRDIGGARAGEWVAVHGCGGVGLSAVLIAAAAGAQVIAIDLNDEALALATELGATAVVNGTGVDTAEAVRTLTGGGAHLSLDALGHPATAASSINGLRRRGRHVQVGLLPGAATPLPMGRVIAHELALLGSHGMAAHAYPEMMALVSSGKLRPDRLITRQIGLAGAAEALPLMHTSAAAGMTMISPAAG, encoded by the coding sequence GTGCGCGCAGTGGTCTACGAGTCCTTCGGCGGTCCGGTGACCGTCGAGCAGTTGCCCGACCCGGTGCCCGGCCCGGCCGATGCGGTGATCGCGGTGGAGTCCACCGGGTTGTGCCGCAGCGACTGGCACGGCTGGATGGGCCACGACGCGGACATCAGCACCTTCCCGCACGTGCCAGGGCACGAGCTGGCCGGAGTGGTGCGCGAGGTCGGCGCGGACGTGCGCCGCTGGCGGCCCGGCGACCGGGTCACCGTGCCCTTCATCAGCGCCTGCGGCTCCTGCCTGTCCTGCCAGGCCGGTGACCAGCAGGTCTGCTCAGCGCAGACCCAGCCCGGCTTCACCCACTGGGGCTCCTACGCCGAGGCCGTGCGGATCCAGCAGGCCGACGTGAACCTGGTCGCGCTGCCCGAGGCCATGGCCTATGACACCGCGGCCGCCCTCGGCTGCCGGTTCGCCACCTCCTTCCGCGCGGTCCGCGACATCGGCGGCGCCCGCGCCGGCGAGTGGGTGGCCGTGCACGGCTGCGGCGGCGTCGGCCTGTCCGCGGTGCTGATCGCCGCCGCCGCGGGCGCCCAGGTGATCGCCATCGACCTCAACGACGAGGCCCTGGCCCTGGCCACCGAACTCGGCGCCACCGCCGTGGTCAACGGCACCGGCGTGGACACCGCAGAGGCGGTACGCACCCTGACCGGCGGTGGCGCGCACCTGTCCCTGGACGCCCTCGGCCACCCGGCCACCGCGGCCAGCTCGATCAACGGCCTGCGCCGCCGCGGCCGACACGTCCAGGTCGGCCTGCTGCCCGGCGCGGCGACCCCACTGCCGATGGGCCGGGTGATCGCGCACGAACTGGCCCTGCTGGGCAGCCACGGCATGGCCGCGCACGCCTACCCGGAGATGATGGCCCTGGTCAGCAGCGGGAAGTTGCGACCGGACCGGCTGATCACCCGGCAGATCGGGCTGGCCGGGGCGGCCGAGGCGTTGCCGCTGATGCACACCAGCGCGGCGGCGGGCATGACGATGATCAGCCCGGCCGCCGGCTGA
- a CDS encoding inositol-3-phosphate synthase translates to MSGDRRSVRVAIVGVGNCAASLVQGVQYYRDADPDSRVPGLMHVQFGDYHVRDIEFVAAFDVDAKKVGMDLSEAILASENNTVKICDVPPLGVSVQRGHTLDGLGRYYRETIQESDEQPVDVARALREAEVDVLVSYLPVGSEAADRFYAQAAIDAGVGFVNALPVFIASDPVWAEKFRAAGVPIVGDDIKSQVGATITHRVLARLFEDRGVVLDRTMQLNVGGNMDFMNMLERDRLESKKVSKTQAVTSQVDHDLGARNVHIGPSDYVAWLDDRKWAYVRLEGRAFGDVPLNLEYKLEVWDSPNSAGVIIDAVRAAKIALDRGIGGPVLSASSYFMKSPPEQYDDSVARDKVEQFIRGED, encoded by the coding sequence ATGTCCGGAGACCGCCGCAGTGTGCGGGTGGCCATCGTCGGCGTCGGGAACTGCGCCGCGTCCCTGGTGCAGGGCGTGCAGTACTACCGCGACGCCGACCCCGACAGCCGGGTGCCCGGCCTGATGCACGTGCAGTTCGGCGACTACCACGTCCGCGACATCGAGTTCGTGGCCGCGTTCGACGTGGACGCCAAGAAGGTCGGCATGGACCTGTCCGAGGCGATCCTGGCCAGCGAGAACAACACCGTCAAGATCTGCGACGTGCCGCCGCTCGGCGTCAGCGTGCAGCGCGGGCACACCCTGGACGGCCTCGGCCGCTACTACCGGGAGACCATCCAGGAGTCCGACGAGCAGCCGGTGGACGTGGCGCGGGCCTTACGCGAGGCCGAGGTGGACGTGCTGGTCTCCTACCTGCCGGTGGGTTCGGAGGCGGCCGACCGCTTCTACGCCCAGGCTGCCATCGACGCCGGCGTCGGCTTCGTCAACGCGCTGCCGGTGTTCATCGCCAGCGACCCGGTGTGGGCGGAGAAGTTCCGCGCGGCAGGCGTGCCGATCGTGGGTGACGACATCAAGTCCCAGGTCGGCGCCACCATCACGCACCGCGTGCTGGCCAGGCTGTTCGAGGACCGCGGGGTGGTGCTGGACCGCACCATGCAGCTCAACGTGGGCGGCAACATGGACTTCATGAACATGCTGGAGCGCGACCGCCTGGAGTCCAAGAAGGTCTCCAAGACCCAGGCCGTCACCTCCCAGGTCGACCACGACCTCGGCGCCCGCAACGTGCACATCGGCCCGTCGGACTACGTGGCCTGGCTGGACGACCGCAAGTGGGCCTACGTCCGGCTGGAAGGCCGCGCCTTCGGCGACGTGCCGCTGAACCTGGAGTACAAGCTGGAGGTCTGGGACTCCCCCAACTCCGCGGGCGTGATCATCGACGCGGTCCGCGCCGCCAAGATCGCCCTGGACCGCGGCATCGGCGGCCCGGTGCTGTCCGCCTCCTCCTACTTCATGAAGTCCCCGCCGGAGCAGTACGACGACTCGGTGGCGCGGGACAAGGTCGAGCAGTTCATCCGCGGCGAGGACTGA
- a CDS encoding PadR family transcriptional regulator — protein sequence MLELAILGILHRAPMHGYELRKQLGCLLCGHRPAFSFGSLYPTLRRLQRAGLIAEDGGEPSASAGRARRVYGLSAAGREHFAGLLAEVTPQHWEDDCFGVRLAFFSRTPPEARLRILAGRRRCVAERQERIRSTLDRSCEHVDHYTRQLQRLGLDGAEREVRWLDELIEAEHRQR from the coding sequence ATGCTGGAGCTGGCGATCCTCGGCATCCTGCACCGGGCCCCGATGCACGGCTACGAGCTGCGCAAACAGCTGGGCTGCCTGCTCTGCGGGCATCGCCCGGCGTTCTCCTTCGGCTCGCTCTACCCCACCCTGCGGCGGTTGCAGCGAGCCGGACTGATCGCCGAGGACGGCGGCGAGCCCAGCGCGTCGGCCGGCCGGGCGCGGCGGGTGTACGGACTGAGCGCGGCAGGCCGGGAGCACTTCGCCGGCCTGCTCGCCGAGGTCACCCCGCAGCACTGGGAGGACGACTGCTTCGGCGTCCGGCTGGCCTTCTTCTCCCGCACACCGCCGGAGGCGCGGCTGCGGATCCTGGCCGGCAGGCGGCGCTGCGTGGCGGAACGGCAGGAACGGATCAGGTCCACCCTGGACCGCTCCTGCGAGCACGTCGACCACTACACCCGGCAGTTGCAGCGACTCGGCCTGGACGGCGCCGAGCGCGAGGTGCGGTGGCTGGACGAGTTGATCGAGGCGGAACACCGCCAGCGATGA
- a CDS encoding DUF5318 domain-containing protein → MRTQRQVVDYALQRRALLAEVYSGRSGVMEVCDASPYLLRAAKFHGEPSTVTCPVCRKEPLTLVSWVYGDELKHAAGSARTAEELARMATLFEEFSVYVVEVCRTCSWNHLVQSYVLGTGGLRSDSSQRKTAAE, encoded by the coding sequence GTGCGAACCCAGCGGCAGGTGGTGGACTACGCGTTGCAGCGCCGTGCGCTGCTCGCCGAGGTCTACTCCGGCCGGTCTGGGGTCATGGAGGTGTGCGACGCGAGTCCATACCTGCTCCGAGCGGCGAAGTTCCACGGTGAACCGAGCACGGTGACCTGCCCCGTGTGCCGCAAGGAACCCCTGACGCTGGTGTCCTGGGTCTACGGCGACGAGCTGAAGCACGCTGCGGGTTCGGCCCGCACAGCTGAAGAACTCGCCAGGATGGCAACCCTCTTCGAGGAGTTCAGCGTCTACGTAGTCGAGGTGTGCCGCACCTGCAGCTGGAACCACCTGGTGCAGTCATACGTCCTGGGGACGGGTGGACTGCGCAGCGACAGCTCCCAAAGGAAGACTGCCGCGGAGTGA
- a CDS encoding transglycosylase domain-containing protein → MPGGPGGPGGPNTPPRGGPMPYGGPNTPPGGAPMGHGGPNTPPGGAPMPGGPGGRPPGPPGQRPPFNGGPNGPGGPGGPGGMPPRQHPGEAPTDLFPPVEDPYPREPELLTHREPLPGDPDYDDSHVVDADAPDPEEERKLRKKKIWRRVRRTGYVLTGLAILAPVVAFIVAYQFVTVLTPEEVFKGHNQVVTINYADGSELAKVVPKGGERVQLKFEEIPQVIKEAVLSTEDKNFYENPGFDPIGIVRAVFNNLTGGTGGGSGITQQYIKISTGDDRPTLTRKFTELVKSAKMDAQYSKNDILTNYLNVITYGRGAEGIEAAAKAYFNKSAKEINRPEEAALLAAVIQRPYEWDPAINREKSVKRWNDVLDKMVENGKIQKAARDQMQFPEDGDQPGQLRDRAEAIAARGGIKGTRALIQQQVELELERKQIKMATAQKNGYTITTTIDKKAQEAAEAAVQKVVFATGQPENLKSALVATDPKTGGVLAYYGSRDGKGFDYAKAAQPPGSSFKAFVVAAALEKDIGLGSTFDASSPRTFGKGNSGYTVSNAGKYSCTQCSIRQMTQFSVNTAFVDLALQVGTKTVAKAAQEAGIPAEINNKPSLGLGNGGSPSAGIALGGYEVRTMDMSAAYATFANDGMKNEQHFVAKVVDATGKTLLEHNEPAKPAFDQNDSKHNTDIARNVTEALKPVAKSSGVALDKGRLSASKTGTHQYEKEKGSSHNSRAWMVGYTPSVSTAVWVGTDQNEILRGKWKEGRMQSSLKDMYGKDEPGWVWKEFMDSYLNGTKVENFPEANPIGQFEAPVTSTSNTSATSTSESSVPPTSSEEPTSSRPTNTRPTPTCGGWPFPSCKPTTTGTGKPTKTSEEDPPPGGQPRGGRGGGGNGE, encoded by the coding sequence ATGCCGGGTGGACCGGGCGGCCCCGGCGGCCCGAACACCCCGCCCCGCGGCGGCCCGATGCCCTACGGCGGCCCGAACACGCCCCCCGGCGGCGCCCCGATGGGTCACGGCGGTCCGAACACCCCGCCCGGCGGCGCGCCGATGCCCGGTGGCCCCGGCGGTCGCCCGCCCGGCCCGCCCGGCCAGCGCCCCCCGTTCAACGGCGGCCCGAACGGACCCGGTGGACCTGGCGGCCCCGGTGGCATGCCGCCGCGCCAGCACCCCGGCGAGGCGCCCACCGACCTGTTCCCGCCGGTCGAGGACCCGTACCCGCGTGAGCCCGAACTGCTCACCCACCGCGAACCCCTGCCCGGCGACCCGGACTACGACGACAGCCACGTGGTCGACGCCGACGCACCGGATCCGGAGGAGGAACGCAAACTGCGCAAGAAGAAGATCTGGCGCCGCGTCCGCCGCACCGGTTACGTGCTCACCGGCCTGGCCATCCTGGCGCCGGTGGTGGCCTTCATCGTGGCCTATCAGTTCGTCACGGTGCTCACCCCGGAAGAGGTCTTCAAGGGCCACAACCAGGTGGTCACGATCAACTACGCCGACGGCAGCGAGCTGGCCAAGGTGGTGCCGAAGGGCGGCGAGCGGGTCCAGCTGAAGTTCGAGGAGATCCCGCAGGTCATCAAGGAAGCGGTGCTCTCGACCGAGGACAAGAACTTCTACGAGAACCCGGGCTTCGACCCGATCGGCATCGTGCGCGCGGTGTTCAACAACCTCACCGGCGGCACCGGCGGTGGCTCCGGTATCACCCAGCAGTACATCAAGATCTCCACCGGCGATGACCGGCCCACGCTGACCCGTAAGTTCACCGAGCTGGTGAAGTCGGCGAAGATGGACGCCCAGTACTCCAAGAACGACATCCTGACCAACTACCTCAATGTGATCACCTACGGCCGTGGTGCCGAGGGCATCGAGGCGGCGGCCAAGGCGTACTTCAACAAGAGTGCCAAGGAGATCAACCGCCCGGAGGAAGCCGCTCTGCTGGCCGCGGTCATCCAGCGCCCGTACGAGTGGGACCCGGCGATCAACCGGGAGAAGTCGGTCAAGCGCTGGAACGACGTGCTGGACAAGATGGTCGAGAACGGCAAGATCCAGAAGGCCGCCCGCGACCAGATGCAGTTCCCGGAGGACGGCGACCAGCCCGGCCAGCTGCGCGACCGGGCGGAAGCGATCGCCGCGCGTGGCGGTATCAAGGGCACGAGGGCCCTGATCCAGCAGCAGGTCGAACTCGAGCTGGAACGCAAGCAGATCAAGATGGCCACGGCGCAGAAGAACGGCTACACGATCACCACCACGATCGACAAGAAGGCGCAGGAGGCCGCCGAGGCCGCCGTGCAGAAGGTGGTCTTCGCCACCGGCCAGCCGGAGAACCTGAAGTCGGCACTGGTGGCCACCGACCCGAAGACCGGCGGTGTGCTGGCCTACTACGGCAGCCGGGACGGCAAGGGCTTCGACTACGCCAAGGCCGCACAGCCGCCGGGCTCCTCGTTCAAGGCATTCGTGGTGGCCGCGGCGCTGGAGAAGGACATCGGCCTCGGCTCGACCTTCGACGCCAGCTCGCCGCGCACCTTCGGCAAGGGCAACAGCGGTTACACCGTGTCCAACGCGGGCAAATACTCGTGCACCCAGTGCTCGATCCGGCAGATGACCCAGTTCTCGGTCAACACCGCCTTCGTCGACCTCGCCCTGCAGGTGGGTACCAAGACGGTGGCCAAGGCGGCCCAGGAGGCCGGGATCCCGGCCGAGATCAACAACAAGCCGAGCCTGGGGCTGGGCAACGGCGGTTCTCCGTCCGCGGGTATCGCGCTGGGCGGCTACGAGGTCCGGACCATGGACATGTCCGCGGCCTACGCCACCTTCGCCAACGACGGCATGAAGAACGAGCAGCACTTCGTGGCCAAGGTGGTCGACGCCACGGGCAAAACCCTGCTTGAGCACAACGAGCCCGCCAAGCCCGCCTTCGACCAGAACGACAGCAAGCACAACACCGACATCGCGCGCAACGTGACCGAGGCGCTCAAGCCGGTGGCCAAGTCCTCCGGGGTGGCACTGGACAAGGGCAGGCTGTCCGCCTCCAAGACCGGCACCCACCAGTACGAGAAGGAGAAGGGCAGCAGCCACAACTCGCGTGCCTGGATGGTGGGTTACACCCCGTCGGTCTCCACCGCGGTCTGGGTCGGCACCGACCAGAACGAGATTCTCCGGGGCAAGTGGAAGGAAGGCCGTATGCAGTCCTCCCTGAAGGACATGTACGGCAAGGACGAGCCCGGGTGGGTCTGGAAGGAGTTCATGGACTCCTACCTCAACGGCACCAAGGTCGAGAACTTCCCCGAGGCCAACCCGATCGGCCAGTTCGAGGCGCCGGTGACCAGCACCAGCAACACCTCGGCGACCTCCACCTCGGAAAGCTCGGTCCCGCCGACCAGCAGCGAGGAACCGACCAGCAGCAGGCCGACCAACACCAGGCCGACCCCGACCTGCGGCGGCTGGCCCTTCCCGAGCTGCAAGCCGACCACCACCGGCACCGGCAAACCGACCAAGACCTCCGAAGAGGATCCGCCACCGGGTGGCCAGCCACGCGGCGGCCGCGGAGGTGGCGGCAACGGCGAATGA
- a CDS encoding glycosyltransferase family 87 protein: MADTESLTPREREVSTWSEPIARQASKPIGGLLGRHAVVGRHWFWTPLRVVLLLATLTLALGYTAKAPCVQEYVDDQGVVQLDWRDSRQYVAMCYSDTVPLYTAERLDKGLFPYKTSWKDDNGTPDGQIRYMEYPVLSGLFQWFNAQLAHGWVAIASSGWLPNAMAVIVYFNFSSLWLALAWLVTIWATFKLTGRRPWDAAIAAVSLLVVVHAFTNFDTLATAFAAVALLAWARNRPGLAGVLLGLGAAAKLYPLFFLGPLLVLCLRSGRMGHWWRTTWTAALAWAAVNAPIYFLYPDGWREFFRLNSERGVDPDSIYNVIQYFTGWSGFDGPLPAGASPTVLNTVTAVLFLLCCAGIGWVALSAPRRPRVAQLAFLVVAAFLLTNKVWSPQYSLWLVPLAVLALPRWRLLLAWMVVDALVWAPRMYFYLGPDNKGLPQDWFLGAVVIRDVFVVLLCVLILREIYRPELDRVRAFGVDDPAGGPLDGAPDAFVLGPARAAKKQREQAEAATTALTG; encoded by the coding sequence ATCGCGGACACCGAGTCGCTGACACCGCGGGAGCGGGAGGTCTCGACCTGGTCCGAGCCCATCGCGCGGCAGGCCAGCAAGCCGATCGGTGGGTTGCTGGGGCGGCATGCGGTGGTGGGGCGGCACTGGTTCTGGACGCCGTTGCGGGTGGTGTTGTTGCTGGCCACCCTGACGCTGGCGCTGGGGTACACGGCCAAGGCGCCGTGTGTGCAGGAGTATGTGGACGACCAGGGTGTGGTGCAGCTGGACTGGCGGGATTCCCGGCAGTACGTGGCGATGTGCTACTCCGACACCGTTCCGCTCTACACCGCGGAGCGGCTGGACAAGGGGCTGTTCCCGTACAAGACGTCCTGGAAGGACGACAACGGGACGCCGGACGGGCAGATCCGCTACATGGAGTACCCCGTGCTCAGCGGGTTGTTCCAGTGGTTCAACGCCCAGCTCGCGCATGGCTGGGTGGCCATCGCCAGCAGTGGCTGGCTGCCCAACGCGATGGCCGTGATCGTCTACTTCAACTTCAGCTCGCTGTGGCTGGCGCTGGCCTGGCTGGTGACCATCTGGGCCACCTTCAAACTCACCGGGCGGCGGCCGTGGGACGCGGCCATCGCGGCGGTCTCGCTGCTGGTCGTGGTGCACGCCTTCACCAACTTCGACACCCTGGCCACCGCGTTCGCCGCGGTGGCGCTGCTGGCCTGGGCGCGGAACCGGCCGGGGCTGGCCGGGGTGCTGCTGGGGCTGGGCGCGGCGGCGAAGCTCTATCCGTTGTTCTTCCTCGGGCCGTTGCTGGTGCTGTGCCTGAGATCCGGGCGGATGGGGCACTGGTGGCGGACCACCTGGACCGCGGCGCTGGCCTGGGCCGCGGTGAACGCGCCGATCTACTTCCTCTACCCGGACGGCTGGCGGGAGTTCTTCCGGCTCAACTCCGAACGCGGGGTCGACCCGGACAGCATCTACAACGTCATCCAGTACTTCACCGGCTGGAGCGGCTTCGATGGTCCGCTGCCTGCCGGGGCCTCGCCGACCGTGCTGAACACGGTCACCGCGGTGCTGTTCCTGTTGTGCTGCGCGGGAATCGGCTGGGTGGCGCTGTCCGCGCCGCGCCGGCCGCGAGTGGCCCAGCTGGCCTTCCTGGTGGTGGCGGCCTTCCTGCTGACCAACAAGGTGTGGAGTCCGCAGTACTCGCTGTGGCTGGTGCCGCTGGCCGTGCTTGCGCTGCCGCGCTGGCGGCTGCTGCTGGCCTGGATGGTGGTGGACGCACTGGTCTGGGCGCCGCGGATGTACTTCTACCTCGGCCCGGACAACAAGGGTCTGCCACAGGACTGGTTCCTGGGCGCGGTGGTCATCCGGGATGTCTTCGTGGTGCTGCTGTGCGTGCTGATCCTGCGTGAGATCTACCGGCCGGAGCTGGACCGGGTGCGGGCCTTCGGGGTGGACGATCCGGCAGGCGGTCCGCTGGACGGCGCGCCGGATGCCTTCGTGCTCGGGCCTGCCCGCGCCGCGAAGAAGCAGCGCGAGCAGGCCGAGGCCGCGACTACAGCGCTGACAGGCTGA